The sequence TGGGTTGTTTACATACACAGAACGTGCTGCATATACCTTGAACAAAGTCTCTTCCAGCAGCAAGGAATAGGGGAAGGAAAAAGGTAAGCAGCCACAGTGTTTTAAACTAGAACTGCTTTCTCATTCGTTCTCCGTGCCAGTGTGACAGGTTTGACTTCGTGCCAGCATCTTATGTTACATCCAAGTTACTTAAACCTTCGAAGGATTTCAGCAGGGTTTAGTCTAGGATCATTCTGTGCTAAAGAAAATAGAGCACATGTGGAGGAAATTAGGCAAACAGCTATCTTTTTTTATTGCTGAATTCTGTTGTGCCATTGCTTGGAACAGTTGTAGGAAATTCTCCTAAGACCTGTGAACAGAGATCTTGCCATTCTGAGTGCAGACAGGCAGCGTCTGAGAGAGATGAAAAGAGAATaaacttgctttgttttttaacagaAGCAGACCTCTATATGCTCTGCTCTCTCCCAATAATTTCAAGGCAACAGATGCGTTGCTTAGGTTAGCTGCTTTGGTTTTTTTCACAGACGACATAACGGCAAATTCACGGTCTGTCTCTGGCGAGCATTCTTGGCTCACTCCTCCTCTGTCTGCAGTCTCACTGTCAGAGAGCAGGGACTCATGCTTGATAATTTATCTTTCAGATCATCACATGCTCATATCGTTTTGCAGACGGGATaggtggtgatggtggtagcgTTGGAGGAATAGAGCTTTTTATTTTGAATGTGGATACTTTagtttatccttttttttttttttccacgaGGAATGTTTATTAACCTCTCACTCCTTCACAGCAGAGGAAGAATGGAAATTTCCAGTGCCAAAGGAACAAGGATTAGGAGTTTATTGTAAAAATAGGGGAAAAGGCAAGTTTCTATTGCTTTGGTTTTGCACAGGACTGAGCTGCAGGATGTCATGCAGAGACCATCACTGCAAGACCTCATCTGCACCAATCTATGTTTCCACTGTGGAAGTGATGTTGTCTTCCAGTAGAGTGACCCCACCACCAACCTTTGAATCAGCTGTGCAGGGGCGGCCTTTCCAGAAGATGCCATCTTCAGCATGGTATCTTCCAGCTGGTCAATCAGCAACAGAGAGTACTCCAAGAAATGTCACCTTGCCACCAAGCAACATATCTTCTGGGGTTTACTGTTCAAGGTTAGATGTCATCTTGGCTCAGACAAATAGGAGGAAAGTTTTCAGGAAAGATAACCCATGCATGAATCCTTCTGACATGGCATCTACATGTTCCAATCTTCGCAGAGACTCTCGAGGCACCGGATGTGGGAGTTTGGGCATTTGGTCCACACCCACATCTTGTAAGCAATGCTCAGTAGGAAATCAAAGTGCCTGTCACTCTTCCACTGATAAAAATGGTCCCATGAAGCTTTCAGTGTCTTTGCCTTCTGCTGCTTCTTCCTCAAAAGCCCCACCAAGCTGGACATCACGTCTAGATGTTGCTCTTTCTGCCATTCCAGCTGTTTCACCACTCCATAGCAAAAGGATGCATACAACACTGGCATCTCGTAGCTCAGCCCCATCCCAACGTGGCTACAGTCAGTGCAGTGTTCCAATTCCAGACCTTCATGCTTCAGTGAAGCTCTACATTTCAACCTGCAGTTTGGCAATAAAGCCTTTTAGAACTGATACTCAAGTGAGCAACCATGCTCATTCCAGTCTTCTAGTGCCACAACTAGAGAAGATGTCTGGTACATCTGCTGGTCTCCCACCAGGATCCCAGGTGTCTAAACAAGATTTCTCCTCACCTGGGTCTCCAGCTCTTCAGATTACAAGATTTCATGTGACTTCCTCTGCCGAGTGCCCTGGCCTTCCTCAGCAAACAGTCTCCAGAGAAATATGGCTGACGCCAGCTGTGCTGACTAGAAGAGAAAGTTCTGTTGGTGGAAGTGAGGTCCCCAACACTGATTTAGATCCCGATCTGATCATCTTTCAAAACAACCATTCATCTGAGACAGCATTTGGGAAGACTCCATGTGAAAGGCTAACACCAGCTCACCACAAGATTTCCAAAATAACCCTGATACTTGCCACCCCTTGGACTACTGTGCCTATCCACGTGGTAAGAGAATTCAGAAAAAGTCCAGCACCAACCATCTTTATCAAATCACATGATCCAGATGCACCTGGCCCACCCCTTCACCCCATTGGGATTGGGGCTGGCCTCTCCTTATCAGTGAATCCAGTTTGCTGTCCAGAATTGCTCTCTTCACAACAACATTGGGCAACATCTCGTTCAAGGCCTTCCCAAGATGCATGCACTGTAGGAACCGTAGCTCCTGACAACCTCTTAACAAACATACCAGCCCGCACTGCAAATGCACCACACAGAGCCGGCAGGGGTGCTTGGTGTCCATCTATCGCTGTGAACATTGCCTCCTTTggagctgggaggagagtggTAAAGATATCCATTCCATTCTAGGAACATTTGCAAACAGACCTTGGTTAGCCAAGCCATGTGGATTCCTCCTTGTTTTCCTCCTGGTATGCTCCTATTACCTAGAGATGACTTATCTAGTGGAGTAGACTTGTCTGtgccatttttgttttgttgtcatTATGGCCACAATTGAGCTCGATCCTGCAAGATGCCGAGCATTGtgatctgatccagcaaagcatgtgcttaactttaaatatgtgaaTATCCCACCAATGTAAATGAAGTTACTTGTGTGCTTAAATGTATGCATGTATTTAAATGCTCAGCCCCTTTCAGGATCAAACCCTTTGAGATAAgaattgttttttctctttgccAGTCACTGTGGGAACCTGTAGATACCATCAGTCTATTCGCTTAGATTTTCCTGTATTACAATTTTTATTTGCTAAGTTGTCAAGTCGTGTTTATTTCTAAATGGATAATTCCTTTCGCTTTAACTTTTAATAAGTACCCCTTGGTTTGTAAAATTAATATGTTCAAGTGCATAGAAagaaactactttttttttgagagagagagagagaccacccTCTCTTTGAGGAAAGAAGGGAattttgtctctctaaaatcTGGACATCTTCACAGTGTCTCTACTAATGAAGCCTGGGGGAGTTGAAAGGGAATTTAGTATAAGTTTTCAAGTAGAAGGTATCATAAGTGAACATTTTAATGTTGATATTGTAAAAGTGTTAGGATTCTGTTTTTAAACCTATCACTTATGGGATAGGTTTTTTTGCATTATAGCAATACTAGAAACTGAATATTGACTGAGTTCTGTGCGCTTCCCATGTGTATTTCAGTCAAGGGCCATGTCATGTATTTATATTCATATATGTAAGAAATAACATACAAACGGAAGGATGGGGAAGAGCACCCACAAATGTATGTAATATAAACACACCTCAAATGCATTGTGAGGCATGAGGCCAAAAGCAGAGTGACTTTAGTAAGTGAgacatatgtatatatttttacaaaCATGGTGTGTCTTATTCAACTTAAAATAAAAGGTATCATACTGTAATTGTACCTTCTACTCAATACAGCATAGTAAACAAATAATTGTGAAATATAAAGTGTATTAAGTGCTTTATTTACTTCTGctaaaaaaaatgtaatcttgtttttcctcctttaaaTGTTTGGTTTTAGTGTACTTTCATCAGACTATAGACCAAGTTGATCCCTGCAATTGCTCCCCACTACACTAGCAAAGAACTTCCCTATCAGCTTTAAGGTTTTTCAGGAGCCTAAAACTGTTAGCAACTGGCCTATTCCTGCCATTGGCCACACTTAAAACTCCCAGAGCCTTCAACTGGAGTTCCATGTGTGGAACAATTGCATTGGTTCCAAGATTTGTGGTGTGATGGGTAGAATACTTGGAGCTGGTCAGAGTGTGAAGAGAATCAGCTCAGGAAGTGAGTGGTTGAAGGATTCAGTCAAGTGCTGAGTTACAATAGTTCTTGTTCTGGGAAAAAATCATATTTCTTGAAAGACAACTTTTCTCTGAGCTGCAACATCCACCGACAGGTCTGTGTGATGAGCTGGTGAACTTAAGGTTGTAGTGTCCAGACAGCATACTAATAACCAGAATGTTTCCTTTGGGTTTTCTCAAATAACTGGTCAGGTCTGCCAGGTTAGTGCGTATGTtgtgcctttttaatttaaaataggaaTTTATTTTGACATGATGGACCTATATAACTCTGTGTTTAGCACTGTACTGACCTATGGTGTGGGCTGCACTGTCACAATGACAATATAGTTACATTCATTTACAATGAACTCAGGGATAGTGAAACTCCATTTGAAACAGAATGAAAATCTCGGTTTGTTTCAGCACTTTGCATTTTTAACAACTTGGCTGTTTGTTAAATGTTCCATTTTAAATCTCAGAAGGGCTAGGTCCGCTCTGTGGCTTTTTAGGAGTCTTtgcaaattttcattttaaaaggggaGGCTGTTTTATAGTGACTGTTCTAatctgtggcttttttttttttttttttgttctctaaGAATTTGGCAGAGgtaattcagaacaaaaacacttAAACAAACCTgaaagaaagcttatgccccttGTATGCAATGTGGGGCCCTGGCTAGTTATCTGGAGAAAACAATACAGTTCATTGTATTTGAAATTAACATTTCTCATTAAAAATAggagtttggggacctctgacaGGCAGTTCCTTATTgccaagagaaaaaaaagaaaagaaaaagaaagacttAACTGGCAAAGGGCCTGTGTCAGAGTCTGAGAGCCAGTTTCCATTCTGCTTTCTGACTGTTACAGCAAATGCTTGAAGGGCAAAGTGTTGCAGATCTCCTCATTCTTAAAATCTCATCTAGTTTTCAGTTTAAATGAGGAAAGGAAAGTTTCTCACCACACACAAACTCCTTCAGCAGGGTGCTTGGCGCTATTGGTGTTGCTTTCTTCCAACCATATCAGCACTAATGGTACCACTCCTACAATACTGGAGGCTTGTGTGCTGATTCTCTTTGTTTCAGTACAGTTAGATGCACTGCTCTGTGGTAGCTTCGTTCAAGGCCCAGCGAAGTCACTGGGACTTCTTCCATTGTGAGCAATGGGGCTTGCCTCAGGCTTTCAGTGTTCTATATTCCGCATCCATAGAAACCACCATGGAAGTAGCAACAAGTCACAAAACTCTCCAATAGCAACAGCTCACTGTCCCCACTCTCGTTTTTCAAATGTCACCAGTGGCTTTACTAGGGGGAAGTTGATGATGACCcaactctcccttttcctccctctcctttgTCCACCACAGATTCAGTAGTGGGCAAATGGATGGCTGCCCACTCCTCCTTGTGCCCCAGAATTTGATACAGATACCACTGGAGGATACTCATATAAACAGGCCTGGAGGTGAACCTGTGAAAAGCTGTACAGACTCTGACGACTGTGTCTAATGTGACATGTTTCCATTTCTCAGgtggatttttccttcctgaaaTTGTAGCTAAGCTATAAAACATGGCAAAGGAAGTAATATGCCTTTAAAGCAGCTTCTGCGGTGGGAGACACTATGCAAGCAATGCAGTTTCAGATGGAAGAAAAGGGTGACTGTAGTGGGATGTGGAATTGCTCAGAGTCCAGGACTAATAGATTTCCAAGGTGACTAACTCTGGTGGTAACTATGGCATGTCAGTTGTACAAGGAATAGGGTGGCTATT is a genomic window of Malaclemys terrapin pileata isolate rMalTer1 chromosome 4, rMalTer1.hap1, whole genome shotgun sequence containing:
- the LOC128837431 gene encoding uncharacterized protein LOC128837431; the protein is MSCRDHHCKTSSAPIYVSTVEVMLSSSRVTPPPTFESAVQGRPFQKMPSSAWYLPAGQSATESTPRNVTLPPSNISSGVYCSRLDVILAQTNRRKVFRKDNPCMNPSDMASTCSNLRRDSRGTGCGSLGIWSTPTSCKQCSVGNQSACHSSTDKNGPMKLSVSLPSAASSSKAPPSWTSRLDVALSAIPAVSPLHSKRMHTTLASRSSAPSQRGYSQCSVPIPDLHASVKLYISTCSLAIKPFRTDTQVSNHAHSSLLVPQLEKMSGTSAGLPPGSQVSKQDFSSPGSPALQITRFHVTSSAECPGLPQQTVSREIWLTPAVLTRRESSVGGSEVPNTDLDPDLIIFQNNHSSETAFGKTPCERLTPAHHKISKITLILATPWTTVPIHVVREFRKSPAPTIFIKSHDPDAPGPPLHPIGIGAGLSLSVNPVCCPELLSSQQHWATSRSRPSQDACTVGTVAPDNLLTNIPARTANAPHRAGRGAWCPSIAVNIASFGAGRRVVKISIPF